A single Microthrixaceae bacterium DNA region contains:
- a CDS encoding IS30 family transposase: MAEPRTPRPKRRSELTRHDCDHKHRCWSLNPELAWQVTKRLVAGDSPMTISIELAQGLHGYTANISHETIYQGVYAPKRHGLPTKVYKMLHRRRPRRRHTGQRHSQQRSSVLGQFNIIHNRPPAAEARAEVGHLEGDQIIGARNQSAIITLVDRKPGTCGSPATTHPTVPTPL, from the coding sequence GTGGCCGAGCCGCGTACCCCGCGACCAAAGCGCAGGTCCGAGCTGACACGGCACGATTGCGACCACAAGCACCGATGCTGGTCGCTGAACCCGGAACTGGCGTGGCAGGTGACCAAACGTCTCGTGGCCGGAGATTCGCCGATGACGATCTCGATCGAGTTGGCCCAAGGCCTCCACGGCTACACCGCCAACATCTCCCACGAAACGATCTACCAGGGCGTCTACGCCCCGAAACGTCACGGCCTGCCCACCAAGGTCTACAAGATGTTGCACCGCCGTCGTCCACGACGCCGACACACCGGTCAACGCCATAGCCAGCAACGATCCAGCGTTCTCGGCCAGTTCAACATCATTCACAACCGCCCACCCGCCGCCGAGGCACGGGCAGAGGTCGGTCACCTCGAAGGCGATCAGATCATCGGCGCCCGCAACCAGTCCGCCATCATCACCCTCGTCGACCGCAAACCCGGTACCTGTGGCTCGCCCGCCACGACACACCCAACTGTGCCTACACCGCTTTGA
- a CDS encoding DUF222 domain-containing protein — protein sequence MITAENNTTGRFITELANVPADRLEADLIDLAGRLSAGTFELLVLVGELDARGLWARWGALSCAAWLAEVCDIEVCTARTQVRVARALRTYPALAEAMADGDVSYAKARVLVLHLTEANVDALLHLAVTNPAGRLGAAIAAWSQRNEDPETIARRQHEERGVSWRTGPDGMVTITARLAPAVAGAVCAVIDAHVTRPGAPADASLTQ from the coding sequence ATGATCACGGCGGAGAACAACACGACCGGCAGGTTCATCACGGAGCTGGCGAATGTGCCGGCGGATCGGTTGGAGGCCGATCTCATCGATCTGGCCGGGCGGCTGTCGGCTGGAACATTCGAGTTGTTGGTGCTGGTCGGTGAACTCGACGCCCGGGGGTTGTGGGCCCGCTGGGGTGCCCTGTCGTGCGCGGCGTGGCTGGCCGAAGTGTGCGACATCGAAGTGTGCACGGCCCGCACCCAGGTCCGGGTAGCCCGAGCCCTACGGACCTACCCGGCGCTGGCTGAGGCGATGGCCGATGGTGACGTCTCTTACGCCAAGGCCAGGGTGCTGGTTCTTCACCTCACCGAAGCCAACGTGGACGCCTTGTTGCATCTGGCGGTCACCAACCCGGCCGGGCGGCTCGGAGCGGCGATCGCGGCGTGGTCCCAACGCAACGAAGACCCCGAAACGATTGCCCGGCGCCAGCACGAAGAGCGCGGCGTGTCGTGGCGTACCGGCCCCGACGGCATGGTGACCATCACCGCCCGTCTCGCTCCCGCTGTCGCCGGAGCGGTTTGTGCGGTGATCGACGCGCACGTCACCCGGCCCGGCGCGCCCGCGGACGCGTCACTCACCCAATAA
- a CDS encoding HNH endonuclease has protein sequence MIHVRGDATTLADGTPLNDHVVAQLLPQAFVSLLIVDTNRQPIDASPRRRTPTRRQKRVIDETNPECGHPGCRARTFLQYDHIQPYAQDGPTIVTNLQRLCGPHNRARTQARTQT, from the coding sequence GTGATCCACGTTCGAGGAGACGCCACCACCCTCGCCGACGGCACCCCGCTCAACGACCACGTCGTAGCCCAGCTGTTACCTCAGGCGTTCGTTTCGTTGCTGATCGTCGACACCAACCGCCAACCAATAGATGCCAGCCCCCGCCGCCGTACCCCGACCCGCCGCCAGAAGCGGGTCATCGACGAAACGAACCCAGAATGCGGCCACCCCGGCTGTCGGGCCCGAACCTTCCTCCAATACGACCACATCCAGCCCTACGCCCAAGACGGCCCCACCATCGTCACCAACCTCCAACGCCTCTGCGGCCCCCACAACCGAGCCCGAACCCAAGCCCGAACCCAAACCTGA
- a CDS encoding DUF86 domain-containing protein — MNDIRRMCAAAADLTARGRGAADRDEALWFALERIIEIAGEAATQLSDECRGVYRDVPWRELMGVRVVLAHGYHRVDRDLLWAIASTELPVIADALGPIEVAES; from the coding sequence TTGAACGACATCCGTCGTATGTGCGCAGCGGCAGCAGACTTGACGGCCCGCGGCCGCGGTGCTGCTGACCGAGACGAAGCACTGTGGTTCGCTCTGGAGCGCATCATCGAGATCGCTGGAGAGGCAGCGACCCAACTGAGCGACGAGTGCCGTGGCGTCTATCGAGATGTGCCGTGGCGCGAGCTCATGGGGGTTCGTGTGGTCCTCGCGCACGGGTATCACCGGGTTGATCGAGATCTTCTCTGGGCGATCGCCTCAACCGAGCTCCCGGTCATCGCCGACGCGCTCGGTCCGATCGAGGTAGCCGAGTCCTGA
- a CDS encoding nucleotidyltransferase domain-containing protein encodes MASHRDEIRTIVKSHRGRSVALFGSVARGTETAESDIDLLVEFGPGASLFDLVRIQHEVQALTGVAVDVVSVGGLTDDDNDVRREAVLL; translated from the coding sequence GTGGCGTCTCACCGCGACGAGATCCGCACCATCGTGAAAAGCCACCGCGGCAGGTCGGTGGCATTGTTCGGATCGGTGGCCCGTGGGACGGAGACCGCCGAAAGCGACATCGATCTGTTGGTCGAGTTCGGCCCGGGAGCGTCGTTGTTCGACCTGGTGCGTATCCAGCACGAGGTGCAAGCGCTCACGGGCGTCGCTGTCGACGTGGTCTCAGTTGGCGGCCTCACCGATGACGACAACGACGTTCGGCGAGAGGCCGTCCTCTTGTGA
- a CDS encoding ribbon-helix-helix protein, CopG family has translation MTDLLIRDVPDDVVAAIDGKARRLGISRSEYLRRALVREQATAGERVTVSDLARLSEQFADLADDSVMRSAWE, from the coding sequence ATGACCGACCTGCTGATTCGAGATGTGCCTGACGACGTGGTCGCTGCGATCGATGGGAAGGCACGCCGGCTCGGCATCTCGCGAAGCGAGTACCTCCGTCGGGCCCTCGTTCGTGAACAAGCGACCGCCGGAGAGCGGGTCACCGTCAGCGACCTCGCCCGGCTGTCCGAGCAATTCGCCGACCTCGCCGATGACAGCGTGATGCGCTCCGCATGGGAGTGA
- a CDS encoding PIN domain nuclease, producing the protein MGVTTWLIDKSALVRLGTSDDAEAWATRIERGLVRISTLTRLEVGFSARSVADLRGSIRRPPLSEMPVEYLTPAIEDRAVEVQLALAERGLHRAPSIPDLLIAATAELAGLTVLHVDKDFELIAEVTDQPQQRLS; encoded by the coding sequence ATGGGAGTGACGACCTGGCTGATCGACAAGTCAGCGCTGGTGCGGCTCGGTACCTCCGATGATGCAGAGGCGTGGGCCACACGGATCGAACGTGGGCTGGTCCGCATCTCGACCCTCACCAGGCTCGAAGTCGGCTTCTCGGCGAGATCGGTCGCCGATCTTCGAGGCTCGATCCGCCGTCCGCCGCTATCGGAGATGCCGGTCGAGTATCTGACGCCAGCCATCGAAGATCGCGCGGTCGAGGTCCAGCTGGCGCTTGCGGAACGAGGGCTGCACCGGGCGCCGTCCATCCCCGATCTCCTGATCGCCGCCACGGCCGAGTTGGCGGGATTGACCGTGCTCCACGTCGACAAGGACTTCGAGCTGATCGCTGAGGTCACGGACCAACCACAACAACGGTTGTCCTGA
- a CDS encoding nuclear transport factor 2 family protein, with product MWHEFLAGDRSALERVIADDAVLHSPVLFKPQHGKELVGMYLTGASMAFVGSAKPGQEASGDDTTDGVATEARTFKHPSGGEWDGRFRYVRAIHGERDAVLEFETVMAGKYVNGVDLITCNDDGLITDFKVMVRPQQAVEAVREMMFSALQQIQGTT from the coding sequence GTGTGGCACGAGTTCCTCGCCGGTGACCGCTCGGCGTTGGAGCGTGTCATCGCCGACGACGCCGTGTTGCACTCGCCGGTGTTGTTCAAACCCCAGCACGGCAAGGAGCTGGTGGGGATGTACCTGACGGGAGCGTCGATGGCCTTCGTCGGGAGCGCCAAGCCGGGGCAGGAAGCGTCGGGCGACGACACAACAGATGGCGTAGCCACAGAGGCCCGGACCTTCAAGCACCCGTCGGGCGGGGAGTGGGACGGTCGGTTCCGCTACGTGCGGGCCATCCACGGCGAACGTGATGCGGTGCTCGAGTTCGAGACGGTGATGGCCGGCAAGTACGTGAACGGCGTCGACCTGATCACCTGCAACGACGACGGGCTCATCACCGACTTCAAGGTGATGGTCCGTCCCCAACAAGCAGTGGAGGCAGTGCGGGAGATGATGTTCTCCGCCCTGCAACAGATCCAGGGCACTACCTGA
- a CDS encoding type II toxin-antitoxin system prevent-host-death family antitoxin, with protein MGEVGVRALKQNASAVVAEVAAGGEVTITDRGRPVAQLVPISATRLEALVASGRARPARRPLAELPPPARRRSGQPTLSEALAEMRDAERY; from the coding sequence ATGGGTGAAGTTGGGGTCCGGGCTCTCAAGCAGAACGCTTCGGCTGTTGTCGCTGAAGTTGCTGCCGGGGGCGAGGTGACCATCACCGACCGGGGGCGCCCGGTAGCCCAACTCGTTCCCATCTCTGCAACCCGGCTCGAAGCGCTGGTGGCCTCGGGTCGGGCCCGTCCGGCGAGGCGACCACTGGCCGAGCTTCCCCCGCCAGCCCGCCGCCGATCCGGTCAGCCGACGTTGTCGGAGGCCTTGGCCGAGATGCGCGACGCCGAGCGCTACTAG
- a CDS encoding type II toxin-antitoxin system VapC family toxin produces MAHYLDTSAAVKLVVEEAGSKALRNWIATATSPIVSSDLLRTELLRATRRGAPDQVQQARAVLDSVALISISTAVFEYAGTIEPDLLRSLDTLHLAAAIDLGDDLEGIVTYDGRLAAAAASLGIAVIAPT; encoded by the coding sequence GTGGCGCACTACCTCGACACTTCCGCCGCAGTGAAACTGGTAGTGGAAGAAGCTGGCTCCAAGGCGCTGCGGAACTGGATTGCGACCGCGACGTCACCCATCGTGTCGAGCGACCTGCTGCGCACCGAACTACTCAGAGCCACTCGTAGGGGCGCACCCGACCAGGTGCAACAGGCCCGTGCGGTACTCGACTCGGTGGCATTGATCTCGATCTCCACCGCCGTGTTCGAGTACGCCGGCACCATCGAACCCGACCTGCTGCGCAGCCTCGACACTCTCCACCTCGCTGCGGCCATCGACCTCGGCGACGACCTGGAGGGCATCGTCACCTACGACGGCAGGCTGGCCGCCGCGGCCGCGTCCCTCGGCATCGCAGTCATCGCTCCAACCTGA